In a single window of the Paenibacillus sp. MMS20-IR301 genome:
- the nrdR gene encoding transcriptional regulator NrdR, translating to MKCPYCDHTNTKVLDSRPANENKSIRRRRECEQCSRRFTTFEMIEETPLIVIKKGGSREEFSRDKILRGLIRACEKRPVPVERLEVIVSEVEKSLRGIALAEIESRQIGELVMEQLYPVDEVAYVRFASVYRQFKDINMFMKELKGLLSKNTEELEGL from the coding sequence ATGAAATGCCCTTACTGCGATCACACGAATACGAAAGTGCTTGACTCGCGTCCAGCTAATGAGAATAAGTCGATCCGCCGCAGGCGTGAATGTGAACAATGCAGCCGCCGGTTCACCACCTTCGAGATGATTGAAGAAACCCCGCTGATCGTTATCAAAAAAGGCGGCAGCCGTGAAGAGTTCAGCCGTGACAAAATCCTCCGCGGCCTTATCCGTGCCTGTGAGAAACGTCCCGTGCCTGTAGAGCGCCTGGAAGTCATTGTGTCCGAGGTGGAGAAAAGCCTGCGCGGCATCGCCCTGGCCGAGATTGAGAGCCGCCAGATCGGCGAGCTGGTTATGGAGCAGCTCTATCCGGTAGATGAGGTTGCTTATGTCCGCTTCGCCTCCGTATACCGCCAGTTCAAGGACATTAACATGTTCATGAAGGAACTGAAGGGACTGCTGTCCAAGAACACCGAGGAGCTTGAGGGGCTGTAG
- the pstB gene encoding phosphate ABC transporter ATP-binding protein PstB, with amino-acid sequence MKSIIDIEKLDLFYESFHALKNVDLRIPEKQVTAFIGPSGCGKSTLLRTLNRMNDMIPGTRIEGTVNIGGKNIYSDEIEVESLRKQVGMVFQQPNPFPKSIYDNVAYGPRLHGVKSKAELDELVEQSLRQSALWEEVKDFLKKSALSLSGGQQQRLCIARALAVQPDILLMDEATSALDPVSTLKIEELVQELRDKYTIVMVTHNMHQAARVSGRTVFFLNGVIVEAADTEQLFSNPKDSRTEDYISGRFG; translated from the coding sequence ATGAAATCCATCATTGACATAGAGAAGCTTGATCTCTTCTATGAGTCATTCCACGCACTGAAGAATGTGGATCTGCGTATTCCGGAGAAACAGGTTACCGCTTTTATCGGTCCCTCCGGCTGCGGAAAGTCCACCCTGCTGCGTACCCTAAACCGTATGAACGACATGATTCCCGGAACACGTATTGAAGGAACAGTGAACATTGGCGGTAAAAATATTTACAGTGACGAAATTGAAGTGGAAAGCCTGCGCAAGCAGGTCGGTATGGTATTCCAGCAGCCTAACCCGTTCCCTAAGTCGATCTATGACAATGTGGCTTACGGTCCCCGCCTGCACGGTGTGAAGAGCAAAGCTGAGCTAGATGAGCTTGTAGAGCAAAGCCTGCGCCAGTCTGCACTGTGGGAGGAAGTGAAGGACTTCCTCAAGAAGTCTGCACTCAGCTTGTCCGGCGGTCAACAGCAGCGCCTCTGTATTGCCAGAGCCCTTGCCGTGCAGCCCGATATTCTGCTGATGGATGAGGCAACCTCCGCACTTGACCCGGTATCTACACTGAAGATTGAGGAACTGGTACAGGAACTGCGGGATAAGTATACGATTGTGATGGTCACGCATAATATGCATCAGGCCGCCCGTGTATCGGGACGCACCGTATTTTTCCTGAACGGCGTTATCGTGGAGGCAGCGGATACGGAGCAATTGTTCTCGAATCCGAAAGACTCCCGCACTGAAGATTATATCTCCGGCCGTTTCGGCTAA
- a CDS encoding XRE family transcriptional regulator — protein sequence MANELNQVAIAKVKSWMAANDKSIQWLADQIEVSKALMGHILSGERQFLPKRMVQVAGVMGISIEELLTPEQVEEKGYTLSLRGKADSRTAKRHLNILLNAIQNSRQLEKELVKVER from the coding sequence ATGGCTAATGAATTGAATCAGGTGGCCATTGCAAAGGTGAAATCATGGATGGCCGCTAACGACAAGTCCATTCAGTGGCTTGCTGATCAAATTGAGGTAAGCAAAGCATTGATGGGGCATATTCTGAGCGGTGAGCGTCAATTTCTGCCCAAGCGTATGGTGCAGGTTGCCGGTGTGATGGGGATTAGCATAGAAGAATTATTGACTCCTGAACAAGTGGAAGAGAAGGGGTATACTTTAAGCTTAAGGGGAAAAGCGGATTCGCGGACTGCCAAAAGGCATTTAAATATTTTATTAAATGCTATTCAGAATAGCCGGCAGCTGGAAAAGGAACTTGTGAAGGTGGAACGATAA
- a CDS encoding lytic transglycosylase domain-containing protein: protein MRWLRKKRVLLLLFIGFTAVLFLSTNWMSWFYPIYYKEEIRRHSLTYEMDPFLVAAIIRVETNYKTGRESKKGAIGLMQLMPDTAKWALEKAKLPDVSLERLREEPSSNIELGTWYLSTLSRQFDGNRIAVIAAYNAGPGKVKSWLDAGDWDGTEAAVKDIPFGETRHYVQRVVYYYEQYTELYSEF, encoded by the coding sequence ATGAGATGGCTGCGCAAAAAAAGAGTGCTGCTGCTGTTATTCATCGGCTTCACAGCGGTTCTGTTCCTGAGCACCAACTGGATGTCCTGGTTTTATCCGATCTATTATAAAGAAGAGATCCGCAGGCACAGCCTTACTTATGAGATGGACCCGTTCCTGGTAGCGGCGATTATCCGGGTTGAGACCAACTACAAGACCGGCCGTGAGTCCAAAAAAGGGGCGATCGGGCTTATGCAGCTCATGCCGGACACCGCGAAGTGGGCGCTTGAAAAGGCCAAGCTACCCGATGTGTCGCTTGAGCGTCTGAGGGAGGAGCCATCTTCCAATATTGAACTGGGCACCTGGTATTTGTCTACGCTGTCACGGCAGTTTGACGGCAACCGTATAGCGGTCATCGCCGCGTACAATGCCGGACCCGGTAAGGTTAAGAGCTGGCTTGATGCAGGGGATTGGGACGGCACTGAAGCAGCGGTAAAGGATATTCCGTTTGGTGAGACCCGTCACTATGTCCAGCGGGTAGTTTATTATTACGAGCAATATACGGAGCTGTATAGTGAGTTCTGA
- a CDS encoding alpha/beta-type small acid-soluble spore protein, protein MSQNSSNNLVAPNSRGALEQLKYEVAQELGITLSPDGYQGNKTSYENGSIGGYITKRLVTLAEQQLAGQYK, encoded by the coding sequence ATGAGCCAAAACAGCAGCAACAACCTGGTAGCTCCAAATTCACGCGGTGCCTTGGAACAACTGAAATATGAAGTTGCCCAAGAATTGGGTATTACCCTCTCCCCAGACGGATACCAAGGCAATAAAACTTCTTATGAAAACGGTTCGATCGGCGGTTACATCACTAAACGTCTCGTAACCCTGGCAGAACAGCAATTGGCAGGTCAATACAAATAA
- the polA gene encoding DNA polymerase I yields MDKLILIDGNNIIYRAFFAMPPLTNTAGQQTNAVYGFTTMLLRLIDEHKPSHMIVAFDAGKITFRHEGYEDYKGGRQKTPPELSGQFPLLKELLQGLGVPQFEISGYEADDIIGTISREADAAGRQVMIVSGDKDMLQLASEHTTVALVRKGVTDVELYGPQQIRDKYDLTPEQIIDLKGLMGDASDNIPGVPGVGEKTALKLLQQFGSVEGVLAGTGELKGKMKEKLEEHADSAIMSKKLATIYREVPLQHSWEDMVFSGINADTAGPALAKMEFKSLLERLSLSAYAPGAGGGNPDGAAVEAAELDITIIDEAGLPELAAALPDITALHVESNGENPHRAEVIGIGLSSPEKHYFVPVSLLQSTASDPLRAWLGDDKAPKSGYDLHRADLALHWQGIAFAGAAHDVQLAAYLLDPTEASQNLNDLTGKYGLPRLAPDEEVFGKGAKYKLPELEILGNHVARKSATVLGIVQKQQEALDETAMTGLFEDLEMPLSRILADMEKQGIAVNRDDLIELGKEFEAQIASLVAEIYAVCGTEFNLNSTKQLGDVLFVKLGLPVVKKTKTGYSTDAEVLEKLAPYHAAVRLILQYRSIAKLQSTYVEGLLKEISPDTGKVHTFYRQTIAATGRLSSQFPNLQNIPIRLEEGRKIRKVFVPSEPGWSILAADYSQIELRVLAHISGDERMKEAFVEDMDIHTKTAMDVFGVTADMVDSNMRRSAKAVNFGIVYGISDYGLSQNLNIPRKEAAQFIEQYFEVFQGVRRYMDDIVVEARKQGYVTTLLERRRYLPDINAKNFNLRSFAERTAMNTPIQGTAADIIKLAMVQMDKALYERGLRSRMLLQVHDELVFEVPEEELEQMKQLLPEVMAGALKLSVPLKAEVSYGSNWYEAK; encoded by the coding sequence GTGGACAAGCTGATACTAATTGATGGAAATAATATCATTTACCGGGCGTTTTTCGCGATGCCGCCGCTGACGAATACAGCGGGGCAGCAGACGAATGCGGTATACGGATTTACGACGATGCTGCTGCGCCTGATTGACGAGCATAAGCCGAGTCATATGATTGTTGCCTTTGATGCCGGGAAGATCACCTTCCGGCATGAAGGCTATGAGGATTACAAGGGCGGACGCCAGAAAACACCGCCGGAGCTCTCCGGGCAGTTCCCGCTGCTGAAGGAGCTGCTGCAGGGGCTGGGTGTGCCGCAGTTTGAGATCAGCGGCTATGAGGCTGATGATATTATCGGGACGATCTCCCGTGAGGCGGATGCCGCCGGCCGGCAGGTAATGATTGTATCCGGGGATAAGGATATGCTGCAGCTGGCTTCAGAGCATACCACTGTAGCGCTGGTCCGCAAGGGTGTTACGGATGTAGAGCTGTACGGTCCGCAGCAGATCCGCGATAAATATGATCTGACACCAGAGCAGATCATTGACCTTAAGGGACTGATGGGCGACGCCAGCGATAACATTCCCGGTGTGCCCGGTGTCGGAGAGAAGACGGCGCTTAAGCTGCTCCAGCAGTTCGGGTCGGTAGAAGGGGTGCTGGCCGGAACAGGTGAGCTGAAGGGTAAGATGAAGGAAAAGCTGGAAGAGCATGCGGACAGCGCCATCATGAGCAAGAAGCTGGCAACTATCTACCGCGAAGTTCCGCTTCAGCATTCATGGGAGGACATGGTCTTCAGCGGAATTAATGCAGATACGGCGGGTCCGGCACTGGCCAAGATGGAATTCAAATCCCTGCTGGAGCGGCTGTCGCTTAGCGCCTATGCCCCGGGGGCAGGCGGAGGCAATCCGGATGGTGCCGCTGTGGAAGCGGCAGAGCTTGACATCACCATCATTGATGAAGCCGGGCTGCCGGAGCTGGCTGCTGCGCTGCCGGATATTACGGCTCTGCATGTGGAATCAAACGGGGAGAATCCGCACCGGGCGGAGGTGATCGGCATCGGTCTGTCTTCTCCGGAGAAGCATTACTTCGTGCCGGTCAGCTTGCTGCAGAGCACCGCCTCAGACCCGCTGCGGGCTTGGCTCGGCGATGACAAAGCGCCGAAGAGCGGCTATGATCTGCACCGTGCCGACCTTGCGCTGCATTGGCAGGGCATTGCTTTTGCCGGAGCGGCCCACGATGTCCAGCTTGCCGCGTATCTGCTGGACCCGACGGAAGCCAGCCAGAATCTAAATGATCTGACCGGCAAATACGGGCTGCCCCGTCTGGCACCGGATGAAGAGGTGTTCGGCAAAGGTGCCAAATACAAGTTACCGGAGCTTGAGATTCTCGGAAACCACGTAGCCCGTAAAAGCGCAACTGTACTCGGTATTGTGCAGAAGCAGCAGGAGGCGCTGGATGAGACCGCGATGACCGGGTTGTTCGAAGATCTGGAAATGCCTTTGTCACGGATTCTTGCTGATATGGAGAAGCAGGGGATTGCGGTGAACAGAGATGATCTTATAGAGCTCGGCAAAGAATTCGAAGCGCAGATCGCGAGCCTGGTTGCCGAAATCTATGCGGTATGCGGTACAGAGTTCAATCTTAATTCAACCAAGCAGCTTGGGGACGTACTGTTCGTTAAGCTTGGACTGCCTGTGGTGAAAAAGACGAAGACCGGCTACTCGACGGATGCCGAGGTGCTGGAGAAGCTGGCTCCTTATCATGCCGCCGTGCGTCTGATTCTGCAGTACCGTTCCATTGCCAAGCTGCAGTCTACCTATGTAGAGGGCCTGCTGAAGGAAATTTCCCCGGACACCGGAAAGGTGCATACCTTCTACCGGCAGACCATTGCCGCAACAGGACGGCTGAGCAGCCAGTTCCCGAACCTGCAGAACATTCCGATCCGGCTGGAGGAAGGGCGCAAGATCCGTAAGGTATTCGTTCCATCGGAACCGGGCTGGTCCATTCTGGCGGCGGACTATTCGCAGATTGAGCTGCGGGTGCTGGCGCATATCTCCGGCGATGAACGGATGAAGGAAGCTTTTGTCGAGGATATGGATATTCACACCAAAACAGCGATGGACGTATTCGGCGTTACAGCGGATATGGTGGACAGCAACATGCGCCGTTCCGCTAAGGCGGTTAACTTCGGGATCGTCTATGGAATCAGTGATTACGGTCTATCCCAGAACCTGAATATTCCGCGTAAGGAAGCAGCGCAGTTCATCGAGCAGTATTTCGAGGTATTCCAGGGTGTACGCCGTTATATGGATGATATTGTCGTAGAGGCCCGCAAGCAGGGATATGTAACCACCTTGCTGGAACGCCGCCGTTATTTGCCGGATATCAATGCGAAGAACTTTAATTTGCGCTCGTTCGCTGAGCGTACCGCGATGAACACGCCGATTCAGGGAACGGCTGCCGATATTATCAAGCTGGCTATGGTGCAGATGGATAAGGCGTTGTATGAACGCGGACTGAGGAGCCGTATGCTGCTGCAGGTGCACGATGAGCTTGTCTTTGAGGTGCCGGAGGAAGAGCTGGAGCAGATGAAGCAGCTGCTGCCTGAGGTTATGGCGGGAGCGCTCAAGCTGTCAGTTCCGCTGAAAGCGGAGGTAAGTTATGGAAGTAACTGGTATGAAGCGAAATAG
- the mutM gene encoding DNA-formamidopyrimidine glycosylase, which produces MPELPEVETVRRTLNELITGKQIEHVTVRLPRIIQRPDDIQAFAHMLAGHSVVSVERRGKFLRFVFDGLVMVTHLRMEGRYGLYKEGEPLDKHSHVIFHFTDGTELRYTDVRQFGTMHLFDPGEDLLQKPLNKLGQEPLDDDFSLERFKQIIAGKSTKIKPLLLNQEYVVGIGNIYVDESLHRAGIHPEETAKSLPEERLAKLHHAIVATLTEAVNAGGSSVKSYVNGQGESGSYQDQHLIYGRKDQPCSTCGTIIEKSVVGGRGTHYCPSCQPVPVTLPVTP; this is translated from the coding sequence ATGCCGGAATTACCGGAAGTAGAAACAGTCAGAAGAACCTTAAATGAGTTAATTACAGGGAAGCAGATAGAGCATGTCACAGTCCGGCTGCCGCGGATTATTCAGCGCCCGGATGATATTCAGGCTTTTGCCCATATGCTGGCGGGCCATAGTGTTGTAAGTGTTGAGCGGCGGGGAAAGTTCCTGCGGTTTGTGTTTGACGGTCTCGTAATGGTCACCCATCTGCGGATGGAAGGCCGTTACGGGTTGTATAAGGAAGGTGAGCCGCTGGACAAGCACAGTCATGTGATTTTCCATTTCACCGATGGCACTGAGCTGCGTTATACGGATGTACGCCAGTTCGGGACAATGCATCTGTTCGACCCGGGTGAGGATCTGCTGCAGAAGCCGCTGAACAAGCTGGGCCAGGAACCGCTGGATGACGATTTCTCTCTGGAGCGGTTCAAACAGATTATCGCGGGTAAAAGCACCAAGATCAAGCCGCTGCTGCTGAACCAGGAATATGTTGTCGGCATCGGCAATATTTATGTAGATGAGTCGCTGCACCGCGCCGGCATTCATCCCGAGGAGACGGCAAAGTCGCTGCCCGAGGAACGCCTTGCCAAGCTGCATCATGCCATAGTAGCTACCCTGACTGAGGCGGTGAATGCAGGCGGCTCTTCTGTGAAATCGTATGTCAACGGCCAGGGGGAGAGCGGCAGCTACCAGGATCAGCACCTGATCTACGGGCGCAAGGACCAGCCTTGCTCAACCTGCGGCACGATCATTGAGAAAAGTGTTGTCGGCGGCCGGGGGACACATTATTGTCCAAGCTGCCAGCCTGTGCCGGTAACACTGCCAGTAACGCCTTAG
- a CDS encoding response regulator transcription factor, whose protein sequence is MAQRLLVIEDEPTLARLLSYNLTQEGYEVTVEDHGTAGYDRATREPFDLIVLDLMLPGMNGIDILDKLRGQGIRTPVIVLTAKNAEEDVVRGLKSGADDYITKPFGVSELLARVSAVLRRISGLAEETPPEAAVSASTIILGQLEIYPERYEVSLGGQSINLRPKEFEVLLYLARKPGVVLTRDDLMNAVWGFDYIGGQRTVDVHVSSLRKKLELDPESVHIDSIRGVGYKLVVNKKRAPVI, encoded by the coding sequence ATGGCACAACGATTGCTTGTCATTGAAGACGAACCGACACTGGCCCGGCTGCTGTCTTATAACCTGACACAGGAAGGCTATGAAGTGACGGTGGAGGATCATGGAACGGCAGGATATGACCGTGCGACTAGAGAACCTTTTGACTTAATCGTACTGGATCTTATGCTGCCAGGCATGAATGGCATCGACATCCTGGATAAGCTGCGGGGACAAGGCATACGCACACCGGTTATTGTGCTTACGGCTAAAAATGCTGAAGAAGATGTAGTCCGGGGGCTAAAGTCCGGAGCGGATGATTATATAACGAAGCCGTTTGGCGTATCCGAGCTGCTGGCCCGTGTCAGTGCGGTTCTGCGGCGGATCTCAGGGCTGGCTGAGGAGACGCCTCCGGAAGCAGCGGTATCCGCATCCACCATTATTCTGGGACAGCTGGAGATTTATCCGGAGCGTTATGAGGTATCGCTTGGGGGACAGAGCATCAACCTGCGCCCTAAGGAATTCGAGGTTCTGTTATATCTGGCCCGCAAGCCGGGTGTAGTGCTGACGCGTGATGATCTGATGAATGCGGTCTGGGGCTTCGATTATATCGGGGGCCAGCGTACCGTGGATGTTCATGTCAGCTCACTGCGCAAGAAGCTTGAGCTGGATCCGGAATCCGTGCATATCGATTCGATCCGCGGTGTTGGCTATAAGCTGGTTGTGAACAAGAAGAGAGCACCGGTCATTTAA
- the pnpS gene encoding two-component system histidine kinase PnpS has translation MKPFRIRLTFILMALIGISMLGAGITMAQLFKDSHISVLEENMSREIKLLSGTFSFKDMNSPDAMDYYTDQARQISELTGSRITFITKEGRVIGDSERNPLEMDNHSTREEELLAAKEGIGRAIRYSDTLDREMLYVAGAVVSDQGFDGYIRLSMGLDAVTEGLNRAWMIMAGGLVLLFIAATFVSYKVASSMTSPLEQITRVARRITDLDYDARVPMNRRDEIGQLATAINAMADSLQAQLKTIRDNEGLLQSVLDNMTGGVVMINAEGEIALLNLAAERLLDVKNSEVTGHSYKEIKHHYELTRLMEQGIADNEPIHDERIIYNPVERIVRLDGVPMIQDGSTRGMLFHLQEVTEIRRLERMRSEFVANVSHELKTPVAAVKGFAETLLGGGVTDEKTARSFLQIIYDENERLNRLIGDILELSKIESKRVQLECSPVHLIDFFDSVLETLSKVAEKKKISLSAEVPPELFIEGDEDKLRQIFMNLLSNAINYTQDGGNVRVTVINVQKKNGSESVRFTVSDTGMGIPRKDLPRIFERFYRVDKARSRSSGGTGLGLSIVKHLVDLHRGSITVESDLGIGSSFILELPLLQEESE, from the coding sequence ATGAAACCGTTCCGCATTCGACTTACCTTCATACTGATGGCCCTGATCGGAATATCTATGCTCGGGGCTGGCATTACAATGGCTCAGCTGTTTAAGGATTCACATATTTCCGTGCTGGAAGAAAACATGTCCCGGGAAATAAAACTGCTATCCGGCACTTTTTCATTCAAGGATATGAACAGTCCGGACGCGATGGACTACTATACGGACCAGGCCCGGCAGATCTCTGAGCTGACCGGCTCACGCATTACTTTCATTACGAAGGAAGGCCGGGTTATCGGAGATTCAGAGCGGAATCCGCTGGAAATGGACAACCACTCTACCCGTGAGGAGGAGCTGCTTGCCGCCAAGGAGGGAATTGGCCGGGCAATCCGTTACAGTGATACGCTGGACCGCGAGATGCTCTATGTAGCAGGTGCCGTAGTCTCAGATCAGGGCTTTGACGGATATATCCGGCTGTCGATGGGGCTGGATGCCGTGACTGAAGGGCTGAACCGGGCGTGGATGATAATGGCGGGCGGACTCGTACTGCTCTTCATCGCGGCCACATTCGTGAGCTACAAGGTTGCATCGAGCATGACCTCACCGCTGGAGCAGATTACCCGGGTAGCAAGACGCATCACGGATCTGGATTATGATGCCCGGGTGCCGATGAACCGCAGGGATGAAATCGGCCAGCTGGCCACAGCCATCAACGCGATGGCAGACAGTCTGCAGGCCCAGCTGAAGACGATCCGCGATAACGAGGGACTCCTGCAAAGCGTACTCGACAACATGACCGGCGGGGTTGTAATGATTAATGCCGAGGGAGAAATTGCCCTGCTTAACCTGGCTGCCGAACGGCTGCTTGATGTGAAGAACAGTGAGGTAACCGGACATTCCTACAAAGAGATCAAACATCATTATGAGCTGACCCGCCTGATGGAGCAGGGGATCGCTGATAATGAACCGATTCATGATGAACGGATAATCTATAATCCGGTGGAGCGGATTGTCCGTCTGGACGGTGTGCCGATGATACAGGACGGTTCAACGCGCGGGATGCTGTTCCATCTCCAGGAGGTAACGGAAATCCGCCGGCTGGAAAGAATGCGCAGCGAATTCGTCGCCAATGTCTCCCATGAGCTGAAGACGCCGGTCGCTGCGGTCAAAGGCTTTGCCGAAACGCTGCTTGGCGGCGGGGTCACGGATGAGAAGACGGCCCGTTCCTTCCTGCAGATTATCTATGACGAGAATGAACGGCTGAACCGTCTGATCGGAGATATCCTGGAGCTGTCCAAAATCGAATCCAAGCGCGTCCAGCTGGAATGCTCGCCTGTGCATCTGATAGATTTCTTTGATTCCGTGCTTGAGACGCTTAGTAAGGTCGCAGAGAAGAAGAAGATCAGTCTCAGCGCGGAGGTCCCTCCGGAATTGTTCATCGAGGGGGATGAGGACAAGCTGCGCCAGATTTTCATGAATCTGCTCTCCAATGCAATCAATTATACCCAGGACGGCGGCAATGTCAGAGTTACCGTAATTAACGTCCAGAAGAAGAACGGCTCAGAATCTGTACGCTTTACTGTCAGCGATACCGGGATGGGGATACCGCGCAAGGATCTGCCGCGCATCTTCGAACGGTTCTACCGGGTGGACAAAGCCCGCTCCAGAAGCTCCGGCGGAACAGGCCTGGGCCTGTCGATTGTGAAGCATCTGGTAGACCTGCACCGCGGCTCCATTACAGTAGAGAGTGATCTGGGCATCGGCAGCTCTTTCATTCTTGAATTGCCGCTGCTGCAGGAAGAAAGCGAATAG
- the coaE gene encoding dephospho-CoA kinase (Dephospho-CoA kinase (CoaE) performs the final step in coenzyme A biosynthesis.), giving the protein MIMGLTGGIASGKSTVSALFARKGAALVDADIIAREVMLPGHPVLAAAVQAFGDGILHSDGSLDRARLGEIVFRDPEALQTLNQLTHPAIRREIKEQMYVLEQENPQRLVIVDIPLLYESELDHLFEQIIVVYVPRRVQLARLMARNGLKLDQAEERLKSQMDIELKRRKADYVIDNSGDPGATEQQVASLWDKLGLI; this is encoded by the coding sequence ATGATTATGGGCTTAACCGGAGGAATTGCTTCCGGAAAAAGCACTGTGTCTGCACTGTTTGCCCGGAAGGGGGCAGCGCTGGTGGATGCGGATATTATCGCCAGGGAGGTTATGCTCCCGGGACATCCGGTGCTGGCTGCTGCCGTGCAGGCTTTTGGAGACGGAATTCTGCACTCTGACGGGTCGCTGGACCGGGCAAGGCTGGGCGAGATTGTATTTCGGGACCCTGAAGCGCTTCAGACCCTGAATCAGCTGACCCATCCGGCGATCCGCAGAGAAATTAAGGAACAGATGTACGTGCTTGAGCAGGAGAATCCGCAGCGGCTCGTTATTGTGGATATTCCTCTGCTCTACGAGTCGGAGCTGGATCATTTATTTGAGCAGATTATTGTAGTGTACGTTCCCCGCAGGGTCCAGCTGGCCCGGCTTATGGCGAGGAACGGGCTCAAGCTTGATCAGGCTGAAGAACGGCTGAAATCCCAGATGGATATCGAGCTGAAACGCAGGAAGGCTGACTATGTCATTGACAATAGCGGTGATCCCGGGGCTACGGAGCAGCAGGTAGCTTCCCTGTGGGACAAGCTGGGATTAATATGA
- the phoU gene encoding phosphate signaling complex protein PhoU — translation MIRRKEFDKDLEELRTLLQQMGEHVTDALDGAVVALQTLDTARAQDIVKADLRLNAMEDRIMEIGSRLIITQQPVAKDLRRIIVAFKISSDLERMGDLALDVAKVTMRIQGQQLIKPLVDIPRMAEIVTGMITEAIQSYLDENTDLAYKMAQDDDQVDGLYSAMINELYTYMVQKPESVNQAMLLTLVGRYIERIADHATNIGESVVYLVTGKRPDLNQ, via the coding sequence ATGATTCGCAGAAAAGAATTCGATAAAGATCTGGAAGAACTGCGCACACTGCTGCAGCAGATGGGCGAACATGTAACAGATGCACTGGATGGTGCAGTAGTAGCTCTGCAGACCCTGGATACTGCACGTGCCCAGGATATTGTTAAAGCTGATTTGCGGCTTAACGCTATGGAAGACCGGATTATGGAGATCGGCTCACGCCTGATTATTACCCAGCAGCCGGTAGCGAAGGATCTGCGCCGGATTATTGTCGCCTTCAAAATTTCCAGTGACCTTGAACGTATGGGCGATCTGGCACTGGATGTAGCCAAGGTGACGATGCGCATTCAGGGACAGCAGCTGATTAAGCCGCTTGTGGATATTCCGCGGATGGCCGAGATTGTGACTGGAATGATTACAGAAGCCATTCAATCCTATCTGGATGAGAATACGGATCTGGCTTACAAAATGGCCCAGGACGACGATCAGGTAGACGGGCTGTACAGTGCGATGATTAATGAACTGTATACTTACATGGTTCAGAAGCCTGAATCCGTGAATCAGGCGATGCTGCTTACACTGGTTGGCCGTTATATTGAGCGGATTGCCGACCATGCAACGAACATCGGTGAAAGTGTAGTTTATCTGGTAACAGGTAAACGTCCGGACTTGAACCAATAG
- a CDS encoding manganese efflux pump → MLSPLLSLLLLAFALSLDGFGVGVTYGLRKMKIPLLSIMIISLCSGVVIYVSMQVGVLLAKVVSPHAASSIGAVILVLMGCWSLFQMLTQKEKEKEQEGAVNGDELPEDQARLETAAAAADGADAADLQKPAVFSLELRHLGVVIQILRTPSSADMDASGSISSMEAMILGIALSLDAFGAGLGAALLGFSPVSTALMIALFSGTFLLLGMKTGLRLSGSYWMKHAALLPALLLIAMGIMKLL, encoded by the coding sequence GTGCTGAGCCCTTTGTTATCGTTGCTGCTGCTTGCGTTTGCCCTGAGTTTGGACGGATTTGGTGTAGGCGTTACATATGGATTACGTAAGATGAAAATACCTTTGCTCTCCATTATGATTATCTCGCTGTGTTCCGGGGTAGTCATTTATGTCTCTATGCAGGTCGGCGTGCTGCTGGCCAAGGTGGTCTCACCGCATGCCGCTTCCAGTATCGGGGCGGTTATTCTCGTCTTGATGGGCTGCTGGTCACTGTTCCAGATGCTGACACAGAAGGAGAAGGAGAAGGAGCAGGAGGGGGCCGTGAATGGCGATGAGTTGCCGGAGGATCAGGCAAGGCTGGAGACAGCCGCTGCTGCTGCTGATGGGGCAGATGCTGCGGACCTCCAGAAGCCCGCTGTGTTTTCGCTGGAGCTCCGGCATCTCGGCGTGGTCATTCAGATTCTCCGCACACCTTCTTCCGCCGATATGGATGCCTCCGGGAGTATCTCTTCCATGGAAGCGATGATTCTGGGCATTGCGTTATCACTGGATGCCTTTGGTGCCGGACTCGGTGCTGCGCTGCTCGGGTTCAGCCCGGTCTCTACAGCCCTGATGATTGCCTTGTTCAGCGGAACCTTTCTGCTGCTGGGAATGAAGACAGGACTCCGGCTATCAGGCAGCTACTGGATGAAGCATGCGGCCCTGCTGCCGGCGTTATTATTGATTGCGATGGGTATAATGAAGCTATTATGA